A single window of Ignisphaera cupida DNA harbors:
- a CDS encoding class II aldolase/adducin family protein — translation MSEGIELSEEQLKNDICKVMRHLFERGLVSALGGNVSARLPGSNEFWITPSGIFKGELTPDDLIKVDLDGNIIEGFGRPSIETPLHAAIYRVRPDVNAIVHAHNPFTLGLALAGVGLKPITVEAVMVLRKVEVVPFAFPGTDQLAKLVAEKASTGARALILQNHGIVALGSNLYDAEAVAETLEEVATAQFVAMALGKEPPVIPEREVELYYKLYRLG, via the coding sequence ATGAGTGAAGGTATTGAGTTGTCTGAGGAGCAATTGAAAAACGATATTTGCAAGGTTATGAGACACTTATTTGAAAGAGGTCTTGTATCTGCTTTGGGTGGTAATGTTAGTGCTAGGCTTCCTGGTTCTAACGAGTTTTGGATTACTCCAAGTGGTATTTTCAAAGGTGAGCTAACACCAGATGATTTGATAAAAGTTGATTTGGATGGCAACATTATTGAGGGTTTTGGCAGACCATCAATTGAAACACCTCTTCACGCTGCAATCTATAGAGTTAGACCCGATGTCAATGCCATTGTCCATGCACACAACCCATTCACATTGGGTCTTGCACTAGCTGGTGTTGGATTAAAGCCAATTACTGTTGAGGCTGTTATGGTTCTTAGAAAAGTTGAGGTTGTTCCCTTCGCCTTTCCAGGAACAGATCAATTAGCTAAGCTTGTTGCTGAAAAAGCCTCAACAGGTGCTAGAGCTCTTATTCTTCAAAACCATGGCATTGTGGCTCTAGGCTCTAACTTATATGATGCTGAAGCAGTTGCTGAAACCCTTGAAGAAGTTGCAACAGCACAATTTGTTGCTATGGCCCTTGGAAAAGAGCCTCCTGTTATACCCGAAAGAGAAGTTGAGCTATATTACAAGCTCTACAGACTTGGGTGA